A DNA window from Longimicrobiaceae bacterium contains the following coding sequences:
- a CDS encoding aminotransferase class I/II-fold pyridoxal phosphate-dependent enzyme, whose amino-acid sequence MPPLAPRYRRLPHSWIDRMPERRAAVRAAGLDLIDLGAGDADLPPPAGVVEALAAAAEDPSLSRYGFDLGYPPFREAIARFMRQRFGLEVDPYREVVPLLGSKEGLSHIALGYLSPSDVAIVPDPGFVSYLGGTLISEATPCLVPLRARNDFLLDLSEVPADMLVRARVLYLNYPNNPTTAIATREYLQSVVRFCTEHDLLLLYDNAYSELAYDGYRPPSILEIDGARETAIEFHSLSKTYNMTGWRLGWAVARPERAEVLSHLKTFFDMGHFMPVQAAGATALESWEEFVPQNVERFRRRRDAAVAAWRAAGFELETPRATIYLWIRLPDGVPDIAFAERLMEKAGVLIIPGSGLGDSCAGYFRVSLTTSEDRLVEAAGRAQEVLARMRTPPARTGTHP is encoded by the coding sequence ATGCCTCCGCTCGCGCCGCGCTATCGTCGCTTGCCGCACAGTTGGATCGACCGCATGCCGGAGCGGAGAGCGGCGGTGCGGGCGGCGGGGTTGGATCTGATCGACCTGGGGGCGGGGGACGCCGATCTGCCGCCGCCGGCGGGGGTGGTAGAGGCGCTTGCGGCGGCCGCGGAAGATCCCTCGCTCAGCCGCTACGGGTTCGACCTCGGCTACCCGCCGTTCCGGGAGGCGATCGCCCGCTTCATGCGCCAGCGCTTCGGCCTCGAGGTGGATCCCTATCGCGAGGTCGTTCCCCTGCTCGGCAGCAAGGAGGGACTCAGCCACATCGCGCTCGGCTATCTCTCCCCGAGCGACGTGGCGATCGTACCCGATCCGGGGTTCGTCTCCTACCTCGGCGGCACGCTGATCAGCGAAGCGACGCCGTGCCTTGTTCCGCTGCGCGCGCGCAACGATTTCCTGCTCGATCTCTCGGAGGTCCCCGCTGACATGCTGGTCCGCGCGCGCGTCCTCTACCTCAACTATCCCAACAACCCCACCACCGCGATTGCAACCCGCGAATACCTCCAGAGCGTCGTCCGCTTCTGCACCGAGCACGACCTCCTCCTCCTCTACGACAACGCCTACAGCGAGCTGGCGTACGACGGGTATCGGCCACCTAGCATCCTGGAGATCGACGGGGCGCGGGAGACAGCGATCGAGTTCCACTCCCTATCCAAGACGTACAACATGACCGGCTGGCGTCTCGGCTGGGCGGTGGCTCGCCCCGAGCGTGCGGAGGTGCTCTCCCACCTCAAGACCTTCTTCGACATGGGGCACTTCATGCCTGTGCAGGCCGCCGGCGCGACCGCGCTCGAGAGCTGGGAGGAGTTCGTGCCGCAGAACGTCGAGCGCTTCCGGCGGCGGCGAGATGCCGCGGTCGCGGCGTGGCGCGCCGCAGGCTTCGAGCTGGAGACGCCCCGGGCAACGATCTATCTCTGGATTCGCCTCCCCGACGGCGTGCCGGATATCGCTTTCGCAGAGCGGTTGATGGAGAAGGCGGGTGTGCTGATCATCCCCGGATCCGGATTGGGCGACTCCTGCGCCGGCTACTTCCGTGTGTCGCTGACCACTTCCGAAGATCGGCTGGTGGAAGCGGCAGGCCGGGCTCAAGAGGTGCTGGCGCGCATGCGGACACCGCCTGCTCGTACCGGAACGCACCCGTGA
- a CDS encoding acetoacetate--CoA ligase has translation MSATVEAVDGQVLWAADASRRAGVRLLEFARVAEAFGAPATRLSGDYLDYPALHAWSLRDPGRFWAAVWQYCGIVGEGAPDPTNPGSFLGLDRMAPPDPELGPRWFIGTRLNYAENLLRGRGDQPALVSWDETGRCATLTFDELRRAVARCAAGLRALGVEGGDRVTAYLPNRTEVVVGMLATASVGAVWSSASPDFGVDAVVDRFGQIEPRVLLACTGYRYLGRWNDCRSRLRTIVGRIPSIEHTVLVGQEGDRTVADGLPGGMGWDELCSEPGAELRFERLPFDHPLAILYSSGTTGLPKGIIHGAGGTLLQHLKELVLHTDLHAGDRIFYFTTCGWMMWNWLVSALAVGATLVLYDGAALAPGVRRGSSSRPVRPEILWDMAEAERVTVFGTSAAYLSRIEKEGLDPGRTHSLDALRTILSTGSPLAGRSFDYVYRSIKADVHLASISGGTDIVSCFVLGVPTRPVRRGEIQGAGLGMSVEVWSPEGRRLVNTPGELVCTRPFPSMPIGFWNDPDGARYRRAYFDHYPGVWRHGDWACETEHGGWVIYGRSDATLNPGGVRIGTAEIYRQVERIPEVLECLAVGQEVDGAEPGDTRVLLFVRLRPGASLDRALEDRIRREIREKVSPHHVPQRILEVADLPRTISGKLSEVAVREAIHERPVANRDVLANPESLDFFESLAARTGDG, from the coding sequence GTGAGCGCGACGGTCGAGGCCGTAGATGGGCAGGTGCTCTGGGCGGCGGATGCCTCCCGCCGCGCGGGGGTGCGCCTGCTCGAGTTCGCTCGGGTGGCAGAAGCTTTCGGAGCGCCCGCCACCCGCTTGTCCGGTGACTATCTCGACTACCCTGCTCTGCATGCCTGGTCGCTGCGGGATCCCGGCCGCTTCTGGGCCGCGGTATGGCAGTACTGCGGAATCGTAGGGGAGGGAGCGCCCGATCCGACCAACCCCGGATCCTTCCTCGGACTGGACCGGATGGCTCCTCCAGACCCTGAGCTGGGGCCGCGCTGGTTCATCGGCACCCGGCTCAACTATGCCGAGAACCTGCTGCGCGGGAGGGGCGACCAGCCAGCGCTGGTGAGCTGGGACGAAACAGGCCGCTGCGCCACCCTGACCTTCGATGAGCTGCGCCGAGCGGTAGCCCGCTGCGCCGCGGGATTACGCGCGCTTGGCGTGGAGGGGGGCGACAGGGTGACTGCGTACCTTCCCAACCGGACGGAGGTGGTCGTCGGCATGCTGGCGACGGCGTCTGTCGGCGCGGTGTGGTCGAGCGCCTCACCGGATTTTGGCGTTGACGCCGTCGTGGACCGCTTCGGGCAGATCGAGCCGCGCGTCCTGCTCGCCTGCACGGGCTACCGCTACCTCGGCCGATGGAACGACTGCCGCTCGCGACTGCGCACGATCGTGGGGCGCATCCCGTCGATCGAGCATACCGTCCTGGTCGGTCAGGAGGGGGACCGCACGGTCGCCGACGGCCTGCCAGGTGGGATGGGCTGGGACGAGCTGTGCTCCGAACCGGGCGCGGAGCTACGCTTCGAGCGACTCCCGTTTGACCACCCGCTCGCGATCCTCTACTCCTCCGGAACCACGGGGCTGCCGAAGGGGATCATTCACGGTGCCGGCGGGACCCTCCTGCAGCACCTCAAGGAGCTGGTGCTGCACACCGACCTCCACGCGGGCGACCGGATCTTCTACTTCACCACCTGCGGGTGGATGATGTGGAACTGGCTCGTCTCCGCACTCGCGGTCGGCGCTACCCTGGTCCTGTACGATGGCGCCGCGCTGGCGCCCGGAGTGCGACGCGGCTCCAGCTCTCGGCCCGTCCGCCCGGAGATCCTCTGGGATATGGCCGAGGCCGAGCGCGTGACAGTCTTCGGCACGAGCGCAGCCTACCTGTCCCGGATCGAAAAGGAAGGTCTGGATCCCGGCCGCACGCACTCCCTCGATGCCCTGCGGACCATCCTCTCCACTGGCAGCCCGCTCGCCGGCCGCAGCTTCGATTACGTCTACCGATCGATCAAGGCCGACGTGCACCTCGCCAGCATCAGCGGGGGGACCGACATCGTCTCCTGCTTCGTGCTGGGGGTACCGACCCGCCCGGTGCGGCGGGGCGAGATCCAGGGAGCCGGGTTGGGGATGTCGGTCGAGGTGTGGTCGCCCGAAGGGCGGCGGCTGGTGAACACGCCGGGGGAGCTCGTCTGTACCCGGCCGTTCCCCAGCATGCCGATCGGGTTCTGGAATGACCCGGATGGGGCCAGGTACCGCCGCGCGTACTTTGACCATTACCCCGGGGTGTGGCGGCATGGAGACTGGGCCTGTGAGACCGAACACGGCGGATGGGTGATCTACGGCCGCAGCGACGCAACCCTCAATCCGGGGGGCGTGCGGATCGGCACGGCGGAGATCTACCGGCAGGTCGAGCGCATACCCGAGGTGCTCGAGTGCCTGGCAGTGGGACAGGAGGTCGACGGTGCTGAGCCCGGGGACACTCGCGTGCTCCTCTTCGTCCGTCTTCGTCCCGGCGCCTCGCTCGACCGGGCTCTCGAAGACCGGATTCGGCGTGAGATCCGGGAGAAAGTGAGTCCCCACCACGTGCCGCAGCGGATCCTCGAGGTGGCCGACCTCCCCCGCACGATCAGCGGAAAGCTCAGCGAGGTCGCCGTGCGCGAGGCAATCCATGAGCGGCCGGTGGCCAACCGCGATGTCCTCGCCAACCCGGAATCCCTGGACTTTTTCGAGTCCCTCGCCGCCCGAACCGGTGATGGTTGA
- the fahA gene encoding fumarylacetoacetase produces MNDTHDPDLRSWVPGAGATDSDFPIQNLPFGVYRRRGASEAPRVGVAIGEMILDVAGCAAAGLLEGDGRVAAEACAAPSLNALMALGAAPASTLRAQLSAILRTGPRASHFEAATRDLLTPQAEAELLLPAVVGDYTDFYASIHHATRVGRILRPDHPLLPNYRWLPIGYHGRASSLVPSGHPVIRPRGQCAPAGDGPPTVRPTRRLDYEGEVGALVGTENDLGRSVPLAEAERHLFGICLVNDWSARDIQAWEYQPLGPFLGKSFATTLSPWVVTMEALEPFRTPLTPHGPDDSPLLGYLDDAADRARGGIDVTVEAWLSSKRMREMAMPPVRLAVGRTRDLYWTFGQMLAHHTSNGCNLRTGDLIASGTISGPEEESGGCLLELTRGGTRPIRLPSGEERTFLEDGDEVILRGYCERDGWVRIGLGECRGVVLPAENASA; encoded by the coding sequence ATGAACGACACGCACGATCCCGATCTACGTTCGTGGGTACCCGGCGCGGGCGCGACCGATTCCGATTTTCCCATCCAGAACCTGCCGTTCGGCGTCTATCGGCGGCGGGGGGCAAGCGAAGCGCCACGTGTCGGGGTGGCGATCGGCGAGATGATCCTCGACGTGGCGGGCTGTGCGGCGGCGGGGCTTCTGGAGGGTGACGGGAGAGTCGCCGCAGAGGCCTGTGCCGCCCCGTCACTGAACGCACTGATGGCGCTCGGGGCCGCGCCCGCCTCGACGCTGCGGGCGCAGCTCAGCGCGATCCTGCGCACTGGTCCGCGCGCGTCACACTTCGAGGCGGCCACCCGGGACCTGCTCACCCCTCAGGCGGAGGCAGAGCTTCTCCTGCCCGCCGTGGTAGGCGACTACACCGACTTCTACGCCTCCATCCATCATGCGACCCGTGTCGGGCGGATCCTTCGCCCCGATCATCCCCTCCTCCCCAACTATCGATGGCTGCCGATCGGGTACCACGGGAGAGCCTCCTCTCTGGTGCCGAGCGGCCATCCGGTAATCCGGCCGCGCGGACAGTGCGCTCCGGCCGGCGACGGCCCGCCCACTGTCAGGCCGACGAGGCGTCTCGATTACGAGGGCGAGGTGGGCGCGCTGGTGGGAACGGAAAACGATCTCGGCCGGTCCGTCCCGCTGGCCGAGGCCGAGCGACACCTGTTCGGGATCTGCCTCGTGAACGACTGGTCGGCGCGGGACATCCAGGCCTGGGAATACCAGCCGCTGGGACCCTTCCTGGGAAAGAGCTTTGCCACCACCCTCTCGCCCTGGGTTGTGACCATGGAGGCACTGGAGCCTTTCCGTACGCCTCTGACTCCTCACGGCCCCGACGATTCCCCGCTGCTCGGCTACTTGGACGATGCAGCGGATCGGGCGCGCGGCGGCATCGACGTGACGGTGGAGGCGTGGCTGAGCTCGAAGAGAATGCGGGAGATGGCGATGCCGCCGGTGCGCCTTGCCGTGGGTCGTACCCGTGACCTGTACTGGACATTCGGGCAGATGCTCGCCCACCACACCAGCAATGGCTGCAACCTGCGCACGGGCGACCTGATCGCGAGCGGCACGATTTCCGGACCCGAGGAGGAGTCCGGCGGATGCCTGCTGGAGCTGACGCGCGGGGGCACGCGGCCGATCCGGCTGCCCTCCGGCGAGGAACGGACCTTCCTGGAAGACGGGGACGAGGTGATCCTGCGCGGGTACTGCGAACGGGACGGGTGGGTCAGGATCGGCCTTGGCGAATGCCGGGGTGTCGTGCTGCCCGCGGAGAATGCATCGGCGTAA
- a CDS encoding nucleoside hydrolase, with the protein MILDTDANNEVDDQHAIAYLLFNGDVFDVEGITVNRTRAGGGVEQHVAEAERVVRLAGLEGRIPVLPGADGSFEEIAPHLDENDFDGDAAVNFIIEQAHAEDERPLVLLPIGKLTNIALALAKDPSIASKVRIVWLGSNYPDPGEYNLENDPAAVNFVLDTTAELELAVVRYGYPSGTDAVRATLEEIRARMPGKGPRVSPPVTGRNGGQFSTFGDYSVDLFEHIELNGDPPSRALYDLAAVAIVKDSSWAQARRVHAPRLQVDGWAERPGNQHTIVVRENFDRESILEDFYRTMEQPVLAR; encoded by the coding sequence GTGATTCTCGACACCGACGCGAACAACGAGGTCGACGATCAACACGCCATTGCCTACCTGCTCTTCAACGGCGATGTCTTCGACGTGGAGGGGATCACGGTCAACCGTACACGTGCCGGCGGCGGGGTCGAGCAGCACGTCGCCGAAGCGGAGCGGGTGGTTCGTCTGGCCGGGCTGGAAGGAAGGATCCCGGTACTGCCCGGCGCCGACGGGTCGTTCGAAGAGATAGCCCCTCACCTCGACGAGAACGACTTCGACGGCGATGCGGCGGTGAACTTCATCATCGAGCAGGCTCATGCCGAAGACGAGCGACCCCTGGTCCTCCTCCCGATCGGCAAGCTCACCAACATTGCGCTCGCTCTCGCGAAAGACCCTTCTATCGCTTCGAAAGTTCGTATCGTCTGGCTGGGCTCCAACTACCCGGATCCGGGTGAGTACAACCTCGAGAACGACCCGGCAGCCGTGAACTTCGTCCTGGATACGACTGCCGAGCTCGAGCTTGCGGTGGTGCGCTACGGCTACCCTTCGGGAACCGACGCCGTGCGGGCGACTCTGGAGGAGATCCGTGCCCGCATGCCCGGCAAAGGTCCCCGTGTCTCCCCACCGGTGACAGGCCGAAACGGCGGTCAGTTCAGCACCTTCGGAGATTACTCGGTCGATCTATTCGAGCACATCGAGCTGAACGGCGACCCTCCTTCGCGCGCTCTCTACGACCTGGCCGCGGTGGCCATCGTGAAGGACTCCTCCTGGGCCCAGGCGAGGCGGGTTCACGCCCCGCGCCTGCAGGTGGACGGATGGGCGGAGCGGCCGGGGAACCAGCACACCATCGTGGTCCGGGAGAATTTCGATCGGGAGTCGATCCTGGAGGACTTCTACCGAACGATGGAGCAGCCGGTGTTGGCTCGGTGA
- a CDS encoding carboxymuconolactone decarboxylase family protein has product MEQRISYREIAPGALQAMFGLERYVHESGLEHELLHLVKYRASQINGCAYCLDMHSKDARALGESEQRLYTVSAWRETPFFTPRERAALAWTEALTLISENGVPDELYEEVRQHFSEKELVDLTMAVVAINGWNRLAISFRPPVGSYQPAAAAA; this is encoded by the coding sequence ATGGAGCAGAGGATCTCGTATCGGGAAATCGCACCTGGAGCGCTGCAGGCAATGTTCGGCCTCGAGCGGTACGTTCATGAGAGCGGGCTCGAGCATGAGCTACTTCACCTGGTCAAATATCGCGCATCGCAGATCAACGGATGCGCGTACTGCCTCGATATGCATTCCAAGGACGCCCGTGCGCTCGGGGAAAGCGAGCAGCGGCTGTACACCGTGTCAGCCTGGCGCGAGACACCGTTCTTCACTCCGCGAGAGCGAGCTGCCCTGGCCTGGACGGAAGCCCTCACCCTGATCTCGGAAAACGGAGTCCCGGACGAGCTCTACGAGGAGGTACGGCAGCACTTCTCGGAGAAGGAGCTCGTCGACCTGACCATGGCGGTGGTAGCGATCAACGGCTGGAACCGGCTGGCCATCTCGTTCCGGCCGCCGGTGGGATCCTATCAGCCGGCCGCCGCAGCCGCTTGA
- a CDS encoding alpha/beta fold hydrolase, whose amino-acid sequence MKSLATVAALLFVASAIPVGAQDPGGCWLGQDGDGVALLELGRTAGGWGGSVHVLSARVVSQPLDSARVEGTSVRVRGPWGEEQQPAELSATLSGDSLTGTLRIGTDERAVALSRVDAAQQAPARELVGYWSGGLEQNGAVVLRLGLEIGEAPCGQVIATLDSPDQGVADLPIAGMRLTGDSLRFGVPSVRGSFAGEVDAQRTHIQGRWSQSGASLSMSLARGDSALAWRRPQHPTPPFPYTSTEVTYRNPDDGTTLAGTLTLPPGEGPFPAVILLTGSGAQDRDETLMGHKPFLVIADYLTRRGIAVLRVDDRGVGGSSGNVMSATIDDNVGDAAAGIEYLRAHPRIDADRVGVVGHSEGGWVAPVLANRSDALSFVVMLAGPAVPPYDLLLAQSRLMLEVSGDTLVEEQVSLTRRMLDILRSEPDSARAVAQMRAAFNEWLAALPPGATELRARSESPQGRAQLEQSLVVQTTPWFRGLLAFDPRPSLEALDVPVLALYGELDRQVPPSQSVPVLEEIWADHPDATVRVMPGLNHLFQPARTGLVVEYSQIEETFSPAALEVIGDWIEERFGR is encoded by the coding sequence ATGAAGTCACTCGCGACGGTCGCCGCATTGCTGTTCGTGGCATCCGCGATCCCCGTCGGCGCACAGGATCCTGGCGGGTGCTGGCTGGGTCAGGACGGTGATGGTGTGGCGCTCCTCGAGCTCGGGCGCACGGCGGGAGGGTGGGGTGGCAGCGTGCATGTGCTGTCCGCGAGGGTCGTGTCCCAACCGCTGGATTCCGCCCGGGTGGAAGGGACTTCTGTGCGTGTACGCGGGCCGTGGGGAGAGGAGCAACAACCGGCCGAGTTGTCAGCGACTCTGAGCGGGGACTCGCTGACCGGTACTCTACGAATCGGCACGGATGAGCGAGCGGTTGCCCTGAGCCGGGTCGACGCAGCGCAGCAGGCGCCTGCGCGTGAGCTGGTCGGGTACTGGAGTGGAGGGCTGGAGCAGAACGGGGCGGTGGTGCTGCGTCTGGGTCTCGAGATTGGCGAGGCGCCGTGCGGGCAGGTGATCGCCACCCTGGATAGCCCGGACCAGGGTGTGGCGGACCTCCCGATCGCAGGGATGCGGCTGACGGGCGACTCGCTGCGCTTCGGGGTTCCCTCAGTGCGAGGATCCTTCGCCGGTGAGGTGGATGCTCAGCGAACCCACATCCAGGGACGGTGGTCGCAGAGCGGGGCCTCCCTCTCGATGTCCCTAGCCCGCGGCGACAGCGCGCTTGCGTGGCGTCGACCGCAGCACCCGACCCCTCCGTTTCCGTACACGTCCACCGAGGTCACCTACCGGAACCCGGACGACGGAACGACCCTCGCCGGCACCCTGACCCTGCCGCCGGGGGAGGGGCCGTTTCCCGCCGTCATTCTCCTCACCGGGTCCGGCGCCCAGGATCGCGACGAGACGCTGATGGGGCACAAGCCGTTTCTCGTCATCGCCGACTACCTGACCCGACGAGGAATCGCGGTGCTGCGCGTGGACGACCGGGGGGTTGGCGGCTCTTCGGGCAACGTGATGTCTGCCACGATCGACGACAACGTGGGCGACGCGGCGGCGGGAATCGAGTACCTGCGCGCGCACCCGCGGATCGATGCGGACCGGGTGGGAGTCGTCGGGCATTCCGAGGGAGGGTGGGTCGCTCCAGTGCTGGCCAACCGCTCGGATGCCCTCTCCTTCGTGGTGATGCTGGCCGGCCCCGCGGTGCCGCCGTACGATCTGCTTCTCGCTCAGTCCCGGCTGATGCTGGAGGTATCGGGCGACACCCTCGTGGAAGAGCAGGTGTCGCTGACGCGCCGTATGCTCGACATCCTGCGCTCGGAACCCGATAGTGCTCGTGCCGTTGCGCAGATGCGCGCTGCGTTCAACGAGTGGCTCGCCGCCCTTCCTCCGGGAGCGACGGAGCTGCGTGCCAGATCGGAGTCTCCTCAGGGGCGCGCGCAGCTCGAGCAGTCTCTAGTCGTTCAGACCACACCGTGGTTCCGCGGCCTGCTGGCGTTCGACCCGCGTCCTTCGCTCGAGGCACTGGACGTCCCGGTGCTCGCGCTGTACGGGGAGCTGGACCGGCAGGTGCCCCCATCCCAGAGCGTCCCGGTTCTTGAGGAGATCTGGGCGGACCACCCGGACGCCACGGTGCGGGTGATGCCCGGCTTGAACCATCTCTTCCAGCCCGCGCGGACCGGCCTGGTAGTGGAGTATTCGCAGATCGAGGAGACCTTTTCCCCGGCGGCGCTCGAGGTGATCGGGGACTGGATCGAAGAGAGGTTCGGTCGGTAG
- a CDS encoding adenylate/guanylate cyclase domain-containing protein, whose translation MTPSKRRLAAVWFADIVGYTSLSSRDEESALAVVDLFQQVSRQTITGHGGRLVHFIGDAVLADFESTEVAVRAALDLQEQFAAASQELGIPSSLRIGVHVGDVNTTPTGDLFGDGVNTASRLTEQVAQPGQVVVSQDVWRHLKPRTEFHFSPVGQRHLPGISTDVWVFEARRQVGTATMPAAAAALPEPPLGRRIRALLASVAVYGALAFVVLVVGGRIRESLGLPAWTLPAAMFLLAVGLVVIAATSWVQSRPPWEKTVRSQERPWQLGLHEVGIDLAQRRFPELTWPRAIMGGVFAFSLLVIAGWFYVLATKRPPGLLAPRQAYAAPGPGLAVLPFEVEGDEQELWSEGMVDLLSMTMDGAGGLRVIDPRVVVSRWDDAALAPGLASRLELGRRAEASFVVTGAVQAADGQVRISASVYETADGTQLGQAEVGGPVDSLPNLVDYLSRRILALGFAPGGAVSPSRRLGELSTSSPEALQAYLAGEQYFRRSRWHEAELEFRRAVEADPRFALALYRLSMTEAWSRVPHLPRANEWGERAEESIGGLSERDSLLILAYAELSRSSRSALATLEAFTRRYPDDVEGWFLLGDADYHLDRSSPEGERRFRRAFREAIRLDPGFGPAYLHLIDDAVTRGDTAAANATLAEFRRADPGSPLLTGFDWAYALSRSRATEEPEREERSEAAASAAPSRPTPATQTQTTRAPDRSQVDWAGRIAAARAAVEREKRAAFEGSPEVAVGRRWEERALQAERAEQWPDVIESLARAEEAYRRARPVPEPTRTVAESAAADPPPSVTPRTEAEVSPPPEAIAERTLSAVKRAIEGEDVASLRRIWPGLSAEGARNWQRLFDQAAELRADYVLQEALLDSPQQLTVRVQWTYAYENTGTSRHASHSSSQTLTLRKQGNDWVITASHE comes from the coding sequence ATGACCCCGTCCAAGCGGCGGCTGGCGGCAGTCTGGTTCGCTGACATCGTGGGGTATACCAGCCTTTCCTCGCGAGACGAGGAATCAGCGCTCGCGGTGGTCGATCTGTTCCAGCAGGTCTCCCGGCAGACGATCACCGGCCACGGCGGTCGCCTGGTTCATTTCATTGGCGATGCGGTGCTCGCGGATTTCGAGAGCACCGAGGTGGCTGTCCGCGCCGCGCTGGATCTGCAGGAGCAGTTCGCCGCGGCTTCGCAGGAGTTGGGCATTCCCAGCAGCCTGCGAATCGGCGTGCACGTGGGAGATGTGAACACGACCCCGACCGGGGACCTGTTCGGAGACGGCGTCAACACTGCTTCGCGACTGACGGAGCAGGTCGCGCAACCGGGCCAGGTGGTGGTGAGCCAGGATGTGTGGCGCCACCTCAAGCCGCGGACGGAATTCCACTTCTCCCCGGTAGGCCAACGTCACCTGCCCGGTATCTCCACCGACGTCTGGGTCTTCGAGGCTCGACGGCAGGTGGGAACCGCGACCATGCCAGCGGCAGCGGCGGCGCTGCCGGAACCACCGCTGGGAAGGCGGATTCGCGCGCTGCTGGCGAGCGTTGCCGTGTACGGGGCGCTGGCCTTCGTCGTTCTGGTGGTCGGAGGACGGATTCGGGAATCGCTCGGCCTTCCGGCCTGGACCCTCCCCGCTGCCATGTTCCTGCTCGCCGTCGGGCTGGTGGTGATCGCGGCCACCAGTTGGGTGCAGTCGCGCCCACCCTGGGAAAAGACGGTTCGCTCTCAGGAGCGCCCGTGGCAGCTCGGACTGCACGAGGTGGGCATTGACCTGGCACAGCGGCGGTTCCCCGAGCTGACCTGGCCGCGTGCCATCATGGGCGGGGTGTTCGCCTTCTCCCTGCTGGTGATAGCCGGGTGGTTCTACGTGCTGGCGACGAAGCGCCCGCCCGGGCTGCTGGCGCCGCGGCAAGCGTACGCGGCTCCCGGTCCTGGCCTTGCCGTCCTGCCCTTCGAAGTCGAGGGGGACGAGCAGGAGCTGTGGTCGGAAGGGATGGTCGACCTCCTGTCGATGACCATGGACGGGGCCGGAGGGCTGCGGGTAATCGACCCTCGCGTGGTCGTCAGTCGGTGGGACGATGCGGCGCTCGCTCCCGGACTCGCGTCGCGATTGGAGCTAGGGAGGCGCGCGGAAGCGAGCTTCGTAGTGACGGGAGCCGTGCAGGCCGCTGACGGGCAGGTGCGCATCAGCGCCAGCGTCTACGAGACAGCCGATGGAACCCAGCTCGGCCAGGCCGAGGTCGGTGGTCCCGTGGACAGCCTGCCGAACCTGGTCGACTACCTCAGCCGCCGCATCCTGGCGCTTGGCTTCGCGCCGGGTGGCGCCGTTTCACCATCTCGACGCCTGGGTGAGCTGTCCACCTCCTCTCCGGAGGCGCTGCAGGCATATCTAGCAGGGGAGCAGTACTTCCGGCGTTCGCGCTGGCACGAGGCCGAGCTGGAATTCCGTCGCGCAGTCGAAGCGGATCCGCGCTTCGCCCTCGCACTCTACCGCTTGTCGATGACGGAGGCGTGGAGCAGGGTTCCGCACCTTCCTCGCGCGAACGAGTGGGGGGAGCGGGCCGAGGAGTCGATCGGGGGACTCAGTGAGCGCGACTCTCTCCTGATCCTCGCGTATGCCGAACTGAGCCGCTCCTCCCGGAGCGCCCTGGCGACGCTGGAGGCCTTTACCCGGAGGTACCCTGACGACGTGGAGGGGTGGTTCCTCCTCGGTGACGCCGACTACCACCTCGACCGTTCCTCGCCGGAGGGCGAGCGTCGCTTCCGCCGCGCCTTCCGTGAGGCCATCCGCCTCGATCCGGGCTTCGGTCCGGCCTACCTACACCTCATCGACGACGCGGTCACCCGGGGCGACACGGCGGCGGCGAACGCCACACTGGCCGAGTTCCGACGGGCCGACCCGGGCAGCCCTCTGCTGACCGGCTTCGACTGGGCGTACGCGCTCTCGCGTTCCCGGGCGACCGAAGAACCCGAGCGAGAGGAACGCTCCGAGGCCGCGGCTTCCGCGGCTCCCTCCAGGCCCACCCCGGCGACGCAGACTCAGACAACGAGGGCGCCGGATCGAAGTCAGGTCGACTGGGCGGGTCGCATCGCGGCGGCGCGGGCCGCTGTCGAGCGCGAGAAGCGAGCGGCCTTCGAGGGGTCGCCGGAGGTGGCGGTGGGCCGGCGCTGGGAGGAGCGCGCTCTGCAGGCCGAGCGAGCGGAGCAGTGGCCGGACGTCATCGAGAGCCTGGCCCGTGCGGAAGAGGCGTACCGGAGGGCGCGGCCGGTGCCCGAACCTACCCGAACCGTCGCCGAGAGCGCCGCCGCCGATCCACCGCCCTCCGTGACCCCTCGCACCGAGGCCGAGGTCTCTCCCCCGCCCGAGGCGATCGCTGAACGGACGCTGAGCGCGGTCAAGCGGGCGATCGAAGGAGAGGACGTCGCATCGCTGCGCCGGATCTGGCCCGGTCTGTCCGCCGAAGGAGCCCGCAACTGGCAACGGCTGTTCGACCAGGCCGCGGAGCTTCGTGCCGACTACGTCTTGCAGGAGGCCCTCCTCGACTCCCCCCAGCAGCTCACCGTGCGCGTCCAGTGGACCTACGCCTACGAGAACACCGGAACGAGCCGCCACGCCTCCCATTCCAGCTCCCAGACGCTGACGCTCCGCAAGCAAGGCAACGACTGGGTCATCACGGCGAGCCACGAATAG